TGCTTAAGGATCCTAATCTTAGTCTTAAAGCATTATCAAACCATCATCTGCTTTCTTTATTcctcttttttccccttttttcttcttttcatgggATTGCCCCCAATTGTGGGGTTCTAACTTTCAAAGATCCAAgtcctcttctctttctctctgttttttttttttcttgtaatttgctTTAATTCcttctcccttttcttcttATCCTCTTCTCAATTGTTAGGGCTTCCATTCTTTAcccctttctttttcctaccattatcttcatcttttctAACAAAAGATCTCTCATTgcccctagtgtggggtgtgGTCTTAGTCGGGTTTTCATAAAGAAGAAACTCAATCTGGCTCAAATGGGGACtacaaaggataaaatttttaaaaagtgaagggatggcaaagatggcctttcctcatttcaagacGCACATTATTACGATTGATAAACCTTGTTCTTATCTTGGAAGGAACATGGGAGTGATTACGAAGATAATTACCTAACCATTTATCCATACAATTTAAAATGCTATCAGAGACAAGGTTTCATAATAGGGTTAGCTTTGGGGTTTGTTTGGTTCGGTCATCTCTTTACTGGGAAGAGcttaaatttcatctttgagCATTTTATGATATATTCCTTGTAATCATGCACAAAACCAGttctttcaagattttttttcctaaccacaaccagtctcgTACCTGTGAATCACTGACAAGACCAATACATCCGGGTTttctagtagccctcaattaaattctaggtggcgactcccaacgaTTCAAGCCAATGAAAcgaaaaaatcgccagccgatgccgtgCGGTTGACGTGCGACATAGGCTATAGGGTCAAAGACACTTCAACCTACTTGTATATCCTTGTTCGTAGTGTTAGAAATACTGTAAACTTGATTTATATACCTACTAGTAGATTCAACATCCAACCATAAATTCAGATTGAGTTTTGGATGGGTTGAAGAATCGTCTTTGTATCTCTTATGCAATCAACTATtatatgtttcttaaaaaaaaaattgaaaaaaaactagtcataaaataaataaaaaataataactaaaaaagtatttaaattgtgaaatgtttttatgatactatgcatatattataaaatcaaacttaatttcATCAGatgacaaataaatataatttttttttaaatctcaaacaaaccataacaagtacaaAATCATATCTTTATACCATAAATTTCTCAAggaaaaagctataaaacaagtaaatatACAAACAAACTACATATCctacacaaaaaatataaaaaattaacataaaaaaatgagttacaataaaataaaaaatgaatagattTACTTATTTGATGTGACGAGTCTTCAAAAGAGTAGGGAtacaaacataataataataaaaacattttttattggttatttacCTTGATTATTACTTAACATAccaatgataatttaattttcatgagcATATATTAACATCACCTGTATTGTCATGGTAGCCTCGCCTGCTTATTAAAGTGACCATTATCAATAAACAATcattattaatcaataattaggTTGAGCTTATTTTATGCTTGCAACCTAAAAATATTATGGGAACAACCGTAAATCAAATTCAAAGTCaaaatttcatgttttcttctCGGATATAACAATAAACAAGGAGTAAATACTCCAAATAGAAAAGTTATGCCACAAAAAGGCACATTTATGGTTTTCATAGCAATAAATGATAAAGACTTAAAGGAGTAAATACTCCAAATAGGAAGATGAATCAATAATTCAAGATTTGATGAatcattgaaataaaatagaaggcagacaataaaaaaaaaattaaaaaacacactgttttaaaGTGATTGAATAGACGATATAAAGTCAcatgccaaaaaagaaaagttaatatTTAAAGTATGATATAATTAACTTGCTCTAATACAATGTAGaaatttagaatataaaaaatattataattccataatttaagtttatatatttaattcaactcatgtaaaaattatattgtcATACAACAAAACATATAATGAAATAGAATAGAACAAATTATACAAGATGTTCCATCATCTTCTTTAAgatgattgaaataattttgtgattttcttgaaatgttcaatcccttgatttcttccttttattaatTACGAAATAATCAAGAATATTTACTTGATTATTTCCTTGACAATAACAAACCCCATTCTTTCGCTATATGATGAGGAAATTATCGAGGATCTAACTCAGTAATTGAAATCTCATTCTTCGATAGTGGGATAGCCTTAAGCTGGGATCGCGTCATCGTTGAAGTATAGCTCAATGAAGAATCCGGTTGATATGTTCTGCTGCTAATAAAAAGTGCTGGTTCAAAAGGTATTTGTAAAGTAAGAGAGGAGTTGCTTAGCATCAGAACAACTGAAGCCATTGTCGGCCTGTCAGCTACATTTTCTTGAACGCAGAGTAACCCAATGTGGATGCATCTCATCATTTCAGCTGTTGAGCCGTTCCTCAAAATGGGATCAATAAGATCTAAAGCAGCCCCTTCCCTCCAACGTCTCCATGCCTATAAAATTTATCCGAAGTGAATTCACAATATTGAAGGGTAAATATCCGTGTAAATCTttcaatgatttgtttgatttgtAGATAGCTGTACTTACATGGCTCGTAAGGTTCTCGATGTCATCTCCATTGCGGAAACTAGGTTTCTGACCGCTCACAATCTCTAAGACAAGCACTCCAAAACTAAACACATCTGACTTGTCCGAGAACTGTCCTTGCCATGCATACTCTGGAGCAATATAGCCACTGAAATGGTACGTTAACATATCTTAGTTGCAATGGCTTGAATCATAAGCAATCAGTATTCACACCTCTTTCATTATTGCCATAAATTAGACTTACAAGGTTCCAGCGATCCTCGATGTAGCATCATGAGTTTGATCAGTTTTCATTAACTTTGCCATtccaaaatctgaaattttagcaTTCATGTTTCCATCTAACAGAATGTTGCTAGGCTTGAGATCACGATGAATAATCCGGAGCTGAGAATCTTGATGCAGGTACAGAATCCCTCTGGCTATGCCTTCTATGATTTTGTAGCGCTTCTCCCAACCCAGGATGAATCGTTTGTTTGGATCTAAGCGTTCATAAAATGAGAGCTTCAGAAACTTCGGAAAACTTGTCTATAGAATTTGACACTAGTTATAATTCTCTTACAAACATGAATtgatcttgattaaaaaaaaatgatgaggaaaaaaaattattagataatatGGAATTCAGGATTACCATGTATAAATTGATCGAGACTTGAATTAGGCACAAACTCGTAGATTAGAAGCTTTTCTGTTCCTTCCAAGCAGAAACCCAGTAACCTAACAAGATTCCGGTGAGCAAGTTTGGCTAGTAGCCCTACCTCATTCCTAAATTCCACTGCTCCTTGCCCAGAATTACTTGATAATCTCTTTACAGCTATGGCTTGTCCATCTGCAAGTATACCCTACAGCATATAtccattaagaaaaagaaacagagaaaattaaatgcaacaatttgaaatatgaattaaccttcaaagttttttttttttaaaatcgatacccttttttttatacaataaagTACCTTGTAAACAGCACCAAAACCACCTTGTCCAAGCTTATTATCATCAGAGAAGTCGTTTGTTGCAAGTTTGATGGTGGCAAATTTGAATTCCCAGCATTTTGTGCTACTAATTTCATCGAAATCTTCACAGAATGcaagttttaaatgttttgtttCCAAAGTTAATTTGTAGATTGttcggaagaaaaaaaaattatctagtgAATTTGATTCGTATTAATGAACGCAAGCTGTTTAATATGTAAGAACCAATAAGCAATAACTTACTTTCGACCTCTTGCTTTGGCTTCCTAAAACGGAAAATGGTGAGAATGAGGATAACAAGTGCCAAGAAGATAGCAGTAGGGACGATGGTAACAATAACTGTCCGCGAAGCAGTATTCTCCTTCCCTGCCAAGCACAGCCATGTTTAAGATAGAAATTACAGAAGCTGAAACTGGAATCCGTGAAACAAGTGAAATAATTTCAGTATAGAAAAAGAAGTTAGCCTACCTTTCCTGATTGTGGTATTGGTTGGTGGAGGAGAACTAATAACAAATGGAGGTGATGGAGATGTTACTTGAGAAAATAAGTGGTAGTAGGGATACAAATCCCACCGAAAAACACAGTTTGGTTTCTGGGCATAACCTCCTTGATACCCGTTGCAACAACTTTTATAGTAGTCTACGCATTTTTGTAGGCATTCTCTGCAATTACTCGGTGATACATCAGGAGTGCACTGCATAAATACATACATTTTTTGAGTGGATGTTAGGTCTGCTGTCTCAGCTTCTGGCTTCAGCCTGGATGAGCTCGTGGAAGCTCTTGTTACTGTCTCCCTCAAACCACTCCAAATTTGATCAAACTGTCTAAAAGATGAGTCAAGGATACCCGGATTATATCCAGCATCAGTAGGAGATAGCTCAAGTGATCCAAAAAAATAACGATTCGCATAACGTACAAAACATGGAACTGGATTCCCTCCCCATGAAATTGCTTCTTTTTGGTTGGGACATGCTGCCATGAGAGTTTGAATAGCATAATTGACGCAGTTGGAACAAATTGCAGTTGATGCGGAAGCCATACAGAACACAAGACCATAAACTGTGTCCTTGCCTAAACCTATTGTAGTATTATAGAAACCCCCATTGGCTGTGACATTGGCAGCTAGTGAACGGAGAACAAGGTCTCGGTTTTTTGCATAGGTGCTATTAGCTGTAAAGTTTCCTGTGGTATAGCAGAATTGAGCATCGGCAAGAGTGATGCTTACGATAATAAGATGGAAAAGAAGAGAGACGATAGTTTTAGAGCCCATTTCATCAAAGGAAATATTAACTTCGCACTCAAGGTTAGATGGTTATGGCAATGAGGCTATTGGCCACTCATGCCAATTTGTTAAcgaatttaagacaaaaaaaggGGTAGCAATTTCGATGGAGCCATCTATTGCTTTTAGACTTTACTCGTGGTCCCAATTTCTGACTGCTTAATTGCCTTTAGACTGTTTAAAATCCTTCAAAGATTCCGTGGAAGACTCATTGgctgtgacaaaaaaaaaaaagtcaatagacTCAGTCACATACAGctgttctggttttttttttttttttccttgtcccATACTAACTTTTAGAATTATTTGTCGACTTCAAAATTGGACCTACCGGATGTCCCACACAAGCGTTGCTGTGTTAGAATTTCCTAGACCCtaagttaattttaatagtaaaattataaaatcatgaattaaatcttaattttaacaactTTGATAGAGAGCACCTCGAAGAAGAAGGACGAGGAGgggggaggagagagaggctgTTCTGATGGTGGCATGCATTGGCGATGCAGTCATTCATGGTGGTGGTGTTATGACAGCAAGCGATGGTTCGCGGCAAGGAACGGTTCTTCTTCATCATTGGTAATTGTAACATTttacaaatataattaatttcatccaAGAATTACTTTTTTATGTGTGTTACCGATGTAATAGACTGATGGTAAATTCACTCGTAATTATATACATATTACCGATAGAATTAATCTATCAATAACTTCATTTGTATTTCATATtctattgataattttattagttttatatgtaattatttaaaaacaattaaaacaaacaatacaatttaaagaaattaaaacataattaaagtaaaatgataaaaaaagaaaaattttattgttaatttttaaaaatattattaaatataatttatctatttaGTGGACAAGGTGAGATGGTTATGGCAATGAGGCTATTGGCCACTCATGCCAATTTGTTAAcgaatttaagacaaaaaaaaggggTAGCAATTTGGATGGAGTCATCTATTGCTTTTAGACTTTGCTTGTGGTCCCAATTTCTGGCTGCTTAATTGCCTTTAGACTGTTTAAAATCCTTCAAAGACTCCGTGGAAGACTCATTGGCTGTGactaaaaaaaagtcaatagacTCAGTCACATACagctgttcttgtttttttgtttttgtttttttttgttttttcttgtccCATACTAACTTTTAGAATTATTTGTCGACTGCAAAATTGTACCTACCCGATGTCCCACACTAGCGTTGCCGTGTTAGAATTTCCTAGACCCTAAGTTGATTTTAAGGCGATAATCATACAATTTATAAGTTAAATCgtaattttaacaaccttgatagAGAGCACCCgaagtggaagaagaagaatgagaaggggagaggagagagaggctgATTTGGCGGTGACATGCATTGGCGATGCAGTCGTTCATTGTAGTGGTGTTATGGCAGCAAGCGATGGTTCGCGGCGAGGAACAGTTCTTCTTCATTCATGATTGTAACATTTTACGAACA
This is a stretch of genomic DNA from Populus alba chromosome 11, ASM523922v2, whole genome shotgun sequence. It encodes these proteins:
- the LOC118031889 gene encoding cysteine-rich receptor-like protein kinase 14 isoform X2, yielding MGSKTIVSLLFHLIIVSITLADAQFCYTTGNFTANSTYAKNRDLVLRSLAANVTANGGFYNTTIGLGKDTVYGLVFCMASASTAICSNCVNYAIQTLMAACPNQKEAISWGGNPVPCFVRYANRYFFGSLELSPTDAGYNPGILDSSFRQFDQIWSGLRETVTRASTSSSRLKPEAETADLTSTQKMYVFMQCTPDVSPSNCRECLQKCVDYYKSCCNGYQGGYAQKPNCVFRWDLYPYYHLFSQVTSPSPPFVISSPPPTNTTIRKGKENTASRTVIVTIVPTAIFLALVILILTIFRFRKPKQEVENGQAIAVKRLSSNSGQGAVEFRNEVGLLAKLAHRNLVRLLGFCLEGTEKLLIYEFVPNSSLDQFIHDPNKRFILGWEKRYKIIEGIARGILYLHQDSQLRIIHRDLKPSNILLDGNMNAKISDFGMAKLMKTDQTHDATSRIAGTFGYIAPEYAWQGQFSDKSDVFSFGVLVLEIVSGQKPSFRNGDDIENLTSHAWRRWREGAALDLIDPILRNGSTAEMMRCIHIGLLCVQENVADRPTMASVVLMLSNSSLTLQIPFEPALFISSRTYQPDSSLSYTSTMTRSQLKAIPLSKNEISITELDPR
- the LOC118031889 gene encoding cysteine-rich receptor-like protein kinase 14 isoform X1, which translates into the protein MGSKTIVSLLFHLIIVSITLADAQFCYTTGNFTANSTYAKNRDLVLRSLAANVTANGGFYNTTIGLGKDTVYGLVFCMASASTAICSNCVNYAIQTLMAACPNQKEAISWGGNPVPCFVRYANRYFFGSLELSPTDAGYNPGILDSSFRQFDQIWSGLRETVTRASTSSSRLKPEAETADLTSTQKMYVFMQCTPDVSPSNCRECLQKCVDYYKSCCNGYQGGYAQKPNCVFRWDLYPYYHLFSQVTSPSPPFVISSPPPTNTTIRKGKENTASRTVIVTIVPTAIFLALVILILTIFRFRKPKQEVENFDEISSTKCWEFKFATIKLATNDFSDDNKLGQGGFGAVYKGILADGQAIAVKRLSSNSGQGAVEFRNEVGLLAKLAHRNLVRLLGFCLEGTEKLLIYEFVPNSSLDQFIHDPNKRFILGWEKRYKIIEGIARGILYLHQDSQLRIIHRDLKPSNILLDGNMNAKISDFGMAKLMKTDQTHDATSRIAGTFGYIAPEYAWQGQFSDKSDVFSFGVLVLEIVSGQKPSFRNGDDIENLTSHAWRRWREGAALDLIDPILRNGSTAEMMRCIHIGLLCVQENVADRPTMASVVLMLSNSSLTLQIPFEPALFISSRTYQPDSSLSYTSTMTRSQLKAIPLSKNEISITELDPR